The following are from one region of the Bradyrhizobium septentrionale genome:
- a CDS encoding MmcB family DNA repair protein, whose protein sequence is MESPARQIALVPAPDRRQSDTALAIARGTARLLRSLGFSCISELPLPSGRRADLVALNERGEIWIVEIKSSVEDLRADQKWQDYRMHCDRLFFAFTQDLPCEIFPVDTGLIIADAYGAHLHCEAPEHRLPAATRKAMTVRFAIAAAQRINRLVDPQGHEF, encoded by the coding sequence ATGGAATCGCCCGCCCGCCAGATCGCGCTTGTGCCCGCGCCCGACCGACGCCAGTCGGACACCGCCCTTGCGATCGCGCGCGGCACGGCGAGGCTTCTGAGATCGCTCGGATTTTCCTGCATCAGCGAGCTGCCGCTGCCGTCCGGCCGCCGCGCCGATCTGGTCGCACTGAACGAGCGCGGCGAGATCTGGATCGTCGAGATCAAGTCGTCGGTCGAGGATTTGCGCGCCGATCAGAAATGGCAGGACTACCGGATGCATTGCGACCGGCTGTTCTTCGCCTTCACGCAGGATCTGCCGTGCGAGATCTTCCCCGTGGACACCGGCCTGATCATCGCTGACGCCTATGGCGCGCATCTGCATTGCGAGGCGCCGGAGCACCGCCTGCCGGCCGCCACGCGCAAGGCGATGACGGTGCGCTTTGCCATTGCCGCGGCGCAGCGCATCAACCGCCTGGTCGATCCGCAGGGGCACGAGTTTTAG